A region from the Oceanidesulfovibrio marinus genome encodes:
- the mutS gene encoding DNA mismatch repair protein MutS, which yields MSAVKLTPMFEQYLGIKEEYPDALLFYRMGDFYELFFEDAEIAARELSIALTSRNPNDEARVPMCGVPHHAAKEYLGKLLQKGFKVAICDQIEDPKEAKGLVKRAVTRVLTPATVVDEDSLEAKDHNFLAALFWNSSKNRGGLGWLDYSTGDWSGFESARETELWQWAQKIGPRELLVPEGHEVPASLAQNFSQIVRLPGKGPFDGAAAEQRICKAQRVADLAVLDLAGKPELVRALGGLLFYCVQTQKHELEHLAPFKPLTLGKHLLLDEVTERNLELFRRLDGRTGPGTLLHVLDKTKTPMGGRLLRERLKHPWREAGPIEETLDAVAWFADDETLRAKVREALDAVYDLERCITRIFLGRATPKDFTALRSSIARLPGVRDLLEQHGQAAPPPKALAAILANWDDLSDFHALLEAALVDNPPPVITEGGLFRQGYRPELDELLNLTEHGESALDELLARERADTGLPKLKMGYNRVFGYFFELPRGQSGDAPERFVRRQTLANAERFTTDELKGLEEKLMNASEERKRFEYKLFLELRDQVAEARPRFLYMADVLAAVDYWQALAEAARVNSWTRPELTTGRELNISGGRHPVVEAVQGAANFIPNDLAMDEDRKILLITGPNMAGKSTVLRQAALILILAQMGSFVPASKATLGLADRIFSRVGASDNLAQGQSTFMVEMTETARILRQAGKRSLIILDEIGRGTSTFDGLALAWSVVEELAARGGDGMRTLFATHYHELTSLEGTIPGVRNLNIAVKEWGGDIVFLRRLVPGPSDRSYGIEVAKLAGVPPRVVQRAKAILAELEERAKRGESHRGAFTRIETCPTTLPGMDRPGHRNEIPEEPPGFEDIAPERAELLNQIAESLASVDLDALSPLEALNMLSSLKKRLE from the coding sequence ATGAGCGCTGTCAAACTCACACCCATGTTCGAGCAGTACCTCGGGATCAAGGAGGAGTATCCCGACGCGCTGCTGTTCTATCGTATGGGTGATTTCTACGAGCTTTTTTTTGAGGACGCGGAGATCGCCGCGCGCGAGCTCTCCATCGCCCTTACCAGCCGCAACCCCAACGACGAGGCGCGCGTGCCCATGTGCGGCGTGCCCCACCACGCTGCCAAGGAGTATCTGGGCAAGCTCCTGCAGAAAGGCTTCAAGGTCGCGATCTGCGATCAGATAGAAGACCCCAAGGAGGCCAAGGGCCTGGTCAAGCGCGCGGTCACCCGGGTGCTCACTCCGGCCACTGTTGTGGACGAAGACTCCCTGGAGGCCAAGGACCACAACTTCCTTGCCGCGCTGTTCTGGAACTCCTCCAAGAACCGCGGCGGCCTTGGCTGGTTGGACTACTCCACGGGCGACTGGTCCGGGTTCGAGTCCGCACGCGAGACCGAGCTGTGGCAGTGGGCGCAGAAGATCGGCCCGCGCGAGCTGCTGGTTCCGGAAGGGCACGAGGTTCCCGCTTCCCTGGCCCAGAACTTTTCCCAGATCGTGCGCCTGCCCGGCAAGGGCCCCTTTGACGGCGCCGCAGCCGAGCAGCGCATCTGCAAGGCGCAACGCGTGGCCGACCTCGCCGTGCTCGACCTGGCCGGCAAGCCCGAGCTGGTCAGGGCGCTTGGCGGATTGCTCTTTTACTGCGTGCAGACCCAGAAGCACGAGTTGGAGCACCTGGCCCCGTTCAAGCCGCTGACCCTGGGCAAGCACCTGCTGCTGGACGAGGTGACCGAGCGCAACCTGGAACTCTTCCGCCGGCTGGACGGCCGCACCGGGCCGGGCACCCTGCTCCACGTGCTGGACAAGACCAAGACGCCCATGGGCGGCCGGCTGCTGCGCGAACGCCTGAAGCACCCCTGGCGCGAGGCCGGACCCATCGAGGAGACGCTGGACGCCGTGGCCTGGTTCGCAGATGACGAGACCCTGCGCGCCAAGGTCCGCGAGGCCCTGGATGCCGTGTACGACCTGGAGCGCTGCATCACCCGCATCTTTCTGGGCCGCGCTACACCCAAGGACTTCACGGCACTGCGCTCCTCCATCGCCCGGCTGCCCGGCGTACGGGACCTCCTGGAGCAGCATGGCCAGGCCGCGCCCCCGCCCAAGGCCCTGGCCGCCATCCTGGCCAACTGGGATGACCTTTCCGACTTCCACGCCCTGCTCGAAGCGGCTCTGGTGGACAACCCGCCGCCGGTCATCACCGAGGGCGGCCTCTTCCGCCAGGGATACAGGCCTGAGCTGGACGAGCTCCTGAACCTCACGGAGCACGGCGAGTCCGCCCTGGACGAGCTCCTGGCGCGGGAACGCGCGGACACCGGCCTGCCCAAGCTGAAGATGGGCTACAACCGCGTGTTCGGCTACTTCTTCGAGCTGCCGCGCGGCCAGAGCGGCGATGCGCCAGAGCGGTTCGTGCGGCGCCAGACCCTGGCCAATGCCGAGCGCTTCACCACCGACGAGCTCAAGGGCCTGGAAGAGAAGCTGATGAATGCCAGCGAGGAGCGCAAGCGGTTCGAGTACAAGCTCTTCCTGGAGCTGCGCGACCAGGTGGCCGAGGCCAGACCGCGGTTCCTGTACATGGCCGACGTGCTGGCGGCCGTGGACTACTGGCAGGCCCTGGCCGAGGCGGCCCGCGTGAACAGCTGGACCCGGCCGGAGCTGACCACGGGACGGGAGCTGAACATCTCCGGCGGACGGCATCCCGTGGTGGAGGCCGTGCAGGGCGCGGCCAACTTCATCCCCAACGATCTGGCCATGGACGAGGACCGCAAGATTCTGCTCATCACCGGGCCGAACATGGCGGGCAAGTCCACGGTGCTACGGCAGGCCGCGCTCATCCTCATTCTGGCGCAGATGGGCTCCTTTGTGCCAGCGTCCAAGGCAACGCTGGGCCTGGCCGACCGCATCTTCTCCCGCGTGGGCGCCTCGGACAACCTGGCCCAGGGCCAGTCCACCTTCATGGTGGAGATGACCGAGACCGCGCGTATCCTGCGCCAGGCCGGCAAGCGCAGTCTGATCATCCTGGACGAGATAGGCCGCGGCACATCCACATTCGACGGCTTGGCCCTGGCCTGGTCCGTGGTGGAGGAGCTGGCAGCCCGCGGCGGCGACGGCATGCGCACCCTCTTCGCCACCCACTACCACGAGCTCACCAGCCTGGAGGGCACCATTCCTGGCGTGCGCAATCTGAACATCGCGGTCAAGGAATGGGGCGGGGATATCGTGTTCCTGCGGCGGCTCGTGCCCGGACCGTCCGATCGCAGCTACGGCATCGAGGTGGCCAAGCTGGCCGGGGTGCCGCCGCGCGTGGTGCAGCGGGCCAAGGCCATTCTGGCCGAACTGGAGGAGCGCGCCAAACGCGGGGAGTCCCACCGCGGTGCGTTCACCCGCATCGAGACCTGCCCGACCACCCTGCCCGGCATGGACCGGCCCGGACACAGGAACGAGATTCCGGAGGAGCCTCCGGGCTTCGAGGATATTGCCCCGGAGCGCGCCGAGCTGCTGAACCAGATCGCCGAGAGTCTGGCGTCCGTGGATCTGGACGCCCTCTCGCCGCTGGAAGCTCTCAACATGCTGAGTTCGTTAAAAAAACGCCTGGAATAA
- a CDS encoding LapA family protein yields the protein MRFVKGILLLVIVAFLVLFAAQNSDVLTSGTLFKLDLHWVTWETGQLPLYLLVVGAFLLGGLLMFIYLLTEYLRSKGAAKSLRHERDRLKRELENERASSTSYTSSYTSSSSNDSDSESAES from the coding sequence ATGCGTTTCGTCAAAGGTATATTGCTCCTGGTCATCGTCGCCTTCCTTGTGCTTTTCGCAGCGCAGAACTCCGACGTGCTGACATCCGGCACGCTGTTCAAGCTCGACCTGCATTGGGTTACCTGGGAGACGGGCCAGCTTCCGCTCTACCTCCTCGTTGTGGGCGCCTTCCTCCTCGGCGGCCTGCTCATGTTCATCTATCTGCTCACCGAGTACCTGCGCTCCAAGGGCGCGGCCAAGAGCCTCCGCCACGAGCGTGACCGGTTGAAGCGCGAGCTGGAGAACGAGCGCGCCTCCTCCACGAGCTACACCTCTTCGTACACGAGCTCCTCCTCGAATGATTCGGATTCCGAGTCGGCCGAATCCTAA
- the lysA gene encoding diaminopimelate decarboxylase, which produces MHFFEHRGGELYAEDLRVTDLVKEFGSPLYIYSAKTFRRHFEAFDSAFAGLDHLTCYSVKANSNLCILKLLAEMGAGMDIVSGGELYRALKAGVDPSKIVYSGVGKRSYEIEEALTADILMFNVESLAELEKINEIAGNMGKKARISLRINPDVDPKTHPYIATGLKKAKFGLDIESSLAAYAKAKELEHIEPVGIDCHIGSQLTSIDPFLEALDKIMAFRDKLTAMGLDIQYLDLGGGLGITYDEEEPPHPSAFGEALTQKLAGLPMKVILEPGRVIAGNSGILVTEVLYTKGGETKEFVIVDGAMNDLVRPSLYGSFHRIGEVTPKGRPEHVVDVVGPICESGDFLARERSLPAVESGELLAVYSAGAYGFTMSSNYNSRPRVAEILVDGDQAILARRRETYEDLVEAEKSCLDKI; this is translated from the coding sequence ATGCATTTTTTTGAACATCGTGGCGGCGAGCTCTATGCCGAGGATCTCCGTGTTACCGACCTTGTCAAGGAGTTCGGATCGCCCCTCTACATCTACTCTGCCAAGACATTTCGCCGGCATTTCGAGGCCTTTGACTCCGCCTTTGCCGGTCTGGACCACCTCACCTGCTACTCGGTGAAGGCCAACTCCAATCTCTGCATCCTGAAGCTCCTCGCGGAGATGGGCGCCGGCATGGACATCGTTTCCGGCGGCGAGCTCTACCGCGCGCTTAAGGCCGGGGTCGATCCGTCCAAGATCGTCTACTCCGGCGTGGGAAAACGCAGCTACGAGATTGAGGAGGCGCTGACCGCGGACATCCTGATGTTCAATGTGGAGTCCCTGGCCGAGCTGGAAAAGATCAATGAAATCGCCGGGAACATGGGCAAGAAGGCGCGCATCAGCCTGCGCATCAACCCGGATGTGGACCCCAAGACCCACCCCTACATTGCCACCGGCCTGAAGAAGGCCAAGTTCGGCCTGGACATCGAGTCCTCCCTGGCCGCGTACGCCAAGGCCAAAGAGCTGGAGCACATCGAACCCGTGGGCATCGACTGCCACATCGGCTCGCAGCTCACCTCCATCGATCCTTTCCTGGAGGCCCTGGACAAGATTATGGCCTTCCGCGACAAGCTCACGGCCATGGGCCTGGACATCCAGTACCTCGACCTCGGCGGCGGGCTCGGCATCACCTATGACGAGGAAGAGCCGCCCCACCCCTCGGCATTCGGCGAGGCCCTGACGCAGAAGCTGGCCGGCCTGCCCATGAAGGTCATCCTGGAGCCTGGCCGCGTCATCGCCGGCAACTCCGGCATCCTGGTCACTGAGGTCCTCTACACCAAGGGCGGTGAGACCAAGGAGTTCGTCATCGTGGATGGCGCCATGAATGACTTGGTGCGGCCCTCGCTGTACGGCTCGTTCCACCGCATCGGCGAGGTTACGCCCAAGGGCCGGCCCGAGCACGTGGTGGACGTGGTGGGCCCCATTTGCGAGTCCGGCGACTTCCTGGCGCGGGAGCGCAGCCTGCCTGCCGTGGAGTCCGGCGAGCTCCTGGCGGTCTACTCGGCCGGTGCCTACGGCTTTACCATGAGCTCCAACTACAACTCGCGTCCCCGTGTAGCCGAGATCCTCGTGGACGGCGACCAGGCTATCCTGGCGCGCCGCCGGGAGACGTACGAAGACCTCGTGGAAGCCGAGAAGAGCTGCCTGGACAAGATCTAA
- a CDS encoding flavodoxin family protein codes for MYALAINGSPRKDGNTRVLLEKVTEQLKNAGWDTEIVQVGGNKVRGCIACYKCFENKDQRCAVKNDAFNDVMEKIVRADAIIMGSPTYFADVSSDCKGVLDRAGLVSIANGGLLRGKIGAGVVAVRRGGATHVLDSINHMYLMSEMIVPGSTYWNMGYGMNKGEVSGDEEGMRNAEHLGKAIDWLGKATVPHRDSYPVGRGEA; via the coding sequence ATGTACGCTCTGGCTATCAATGGCAGCCCGCGCAAAGACGGCAACACGCGCGTCCTGCTCGAAAAAGTGACCGAGCAGCTCAAGAACGCCGGCTGGGACACCGAGATCGTCCAGGTGGGCGGCAACAAGGTGCGCGGTTGCATCGCCTGCTACAAGTGCTTCGAAAACAAGGACCAGCGTTGCGCCGTAAAGAACGACGCGTTCAACGACGTCATGGAGAAGATCGTCCGCGCGGACGCCATCATCATGGGCTCGCCCACCTACTTTGCCGACGTCAGCTCCGATTGCAAAGGCGTGCTGGACCGCGCCGGCCTTGTCTCCATAGCCAACGGCGGCCTGCTGCGCGGCAAGATCGGCGCGGGCGTTGTGGCCGTGCGCCGCGGCGGCGCCACCCACGTGCTCGACTCCATCAACCACATGTACCTGATGTCCGAGATGATCGTGCCCGGCTCCACATACTGGAACATGGGCTACGGCATGAACAAGGGCGAAGTTTCCGGCGATGAGGAAGGCATGCGCAACGCCGAGCACCTGGGCAAGGCCATCGACTGGCTCGGCAAGGCCACCGTGCCGCACCGCGACAGCTACCCGGTGGGACGCGGCGAGGCATAG